The proteins below are encoded in one region of Candidatus Culexarchaeum yellowstonense:
- a CDS encoding radical SAM protein has protein sequence MSEVDAVVNTVRIWLGNPLSRGLMRYIYNGSPQSFNKMLEKYAELDVDLSASEKFKYILLERILNIGAKSFGKSEEELRSSLKSPLIRRAIANILGGIAEYGVMRPQTTIAPFLVVWNYTRLCNLKCKHCYENAGPKQDEDELNTIEAKRVVDEFAEAGVVAIAFSGGEPLMRKDFYEVANHAYKREFYISIATNGTLIDRETAMKLKDSGVQYVEVSLDGLEETHDNFRGVKGAFKKSIEGIKNCIDVGLDVGVATTITKQNMNEVPKLVNMLEGIGVKRFIAFNFIPVGRGKDIVKMDLEPEERKRILEGLYGKLITPNCRIQTYSTAPQYSVISVNFEGGPIIATHFTNKSAMELLKGKAKALAEFIGGCGAGRLYCGLEPNGDIIPCVFMPIKIGNIRVNRLIDVWRNSPILWKLRNRDELEGCSECEYRYICGGCRARAYAYFNNIQGPDPGCFIKTEYWQKINNS, from the coding sequence TTGAGCGAGGTAGATGCAGTAGTTAATACTGTTAGGATTTGGCTTGGAAACCCATTGTCGAGGGGGCTGATGAGATACATATACAATGGTAGCCCACAATCCTTCAACAAAATGCTGGAGAAATATGCGGAGTTAGATGTGGACTTAAGTGCAAGTGAAAAATTCAAATACATTTTACTGGAAAGGATACTGAATATTGGAGCTAAAAGCTTTGGGAAATCAGAGGAGGAGTTAAGGAGTTCACTGAAAAGCCCATTGATTAGGAGGGCCATAGCAAACATACTTGGGGGAATAGCTGAATATGGAGTTATGAGGCCTCAAACAACCATAGCGCCATTCCTAGTGGTATGGAATTATACGAGACTATGCAACTTGAAATGTAAACACTGCTATGAAAATGCGGGACCAAAACAAGATGAAGATGAACTCAACACCATTGAGGCGAAGAGGGTTGTGGATGAATTTGCAGAGGCAGGTGTTGTGGCAATAGCATTCTCTGGAGGTGAACCACTAATGAGGAAAGACTTCTACGAAGTGGCAAACCATGCATACAAAAGGGAATTCTACATATCCATAGCCACCAATGGGACACTAATAGACCGTGAAACCGCAATGAAACTTAAGGATTCAGGAGTCCAATACGTTGAAGTATCATTGGATGGATTGGAGGAAACACATGACAATTTCAGAGGTGTAAAGGGGGCATTCAAGAAGAGCATTGAGGGGATAAAGAATTGTATAGATGTGGGTTTAGATGTGGGCGTAGCAACAACAATAACGAAGCAAAACATGAATGAAGTGCCAAAACTTGTGAATATGCTTGAAGGTATTGGCGTTAAGAGGTTCATAGCCTTCAACTTCATACCAGTAGGTAGGGGGAAAGATATTGTGAAAATGGATTTAGAACCGGAGGAGAGGAAGAGGATTCTAGAGGGACTTTATGGGAAACTCATAACTCCAAACTGTAGAATACAAACATACAGTACAGCACCACAATACTCAGTGATCTCAGTAAACTTCGAGGGGGGACCAATAATAGCCACACACTTCACAAACAAATCGGCAATGGAACTATTAAAGGGGAAGGCTAAGGCACTGGCAGAATTCATTGGTGGATGCGGTGCTGGAAGACTATACTGTGGCTTAGAGCCGAATGGCGACATAATACCATGCGTATTCATGCCAATAAAAATTGGAAACATAAGGGTGAATAGACTCATAGATGTATGGAGGAATTCACCAATACTATGGAAGCTTAGAAATAGAGATGAACTGGAGGGGTGCAGTGAATGCGAGTACAGATACATATGTGGTGGATGCAGAGCAAGAGCATATGCATACTTCAACAACATCCAAGGGCCAGACCCAGGATGCTTCATAAAAACAGAATACTGGCAAAAGATAAATAACAGTTAA
- a CDS encoding PadR family transcriptional regulator, translating into MSGIELMELEWMLMRGAIRLLILALLQKSMMTCYQIIKAIQQITERKPSLSTIHDILTELEERRLIESFTTQQAEKYYKITELGRRILNEARGRSLKKMMNIINIILE; encoded by the coding sequence ATGAGTGGAATAGAATTAATGGAGCTTGAATGGATGCTGATGAGGGGAGCCATAAGACTACTAATACTTGCACTACTACAGAAATCAATGATGACATGCTACCAAATAATAAAAGCAATACAACAAATAACTGAGAGGAAGCCAAGCCTAAGCACAATACACGACATACTCACAGAACTTGAAGAGAGGAGGCTTATAGAAAGCTTCACAACACAACAAGCGGAAAAATATTACAAGATAACAGAACTTGGAAGGAGAATACTGAATGAAGCTAGGGGGAGAAGCCTAAAGAAGATGATGAATATAATAAACATTATATTAGAATAA
- a CDS encoding translation elongation factor-like protein, producing the protein MIEEKLVNVGRVIHFYPRISVAIVELTSKLSVGDRIVIRGASTNFEQTVESMQIQHKNVESAEAGQLVGLRVEQRVREKDIVYKKIS; encoded by the coding sequence TTGATTGAGGAAAAACTTGTAAATGTTGGTAGAGTTATACATTTCTATCCACGTATAAGTGTAGCCATAGTTGAACTGACATCAAAACTATCAGTTGGAGATAGGATAGTTATTAGGGGGGCTTCAACAAACTTTGAACAGACAGTTGAATCCATGCAGATACAGCACAAGAATGTTGAATCAGCTGAGGCAGGACAACTTGTTGGATTGAGGGTTGAACAGAGGGTTAGAGAGAAGGACATTGTCTACAAGAAGATTTCATAA
- a CDS encoding MBL fold metallo-hydrolase, with protein sequence MAFRMTVFSDNYVSLRSRGCWAQHGFGALLEFRFEDLSLNVVFDCGPSMDVVKHNLDVLKLDFSGVNAIFLSHGHYDHTGGLIEVIKRIGRRVPVLVHPKTFSNRFAKRDLRVVGVPFKPSDVESAGGIVVPCRNPVDFAGKVFLSGEIDRVNDFEKVEGYIIEEDGRLIDDNIIDDRALIANLNGEFIVLTGCAHSGLINTLHYAMKEFNARKFKAIIGGFHLESASNERISRTISELKKIDFQYIVPMHCTGIKMVAALINNFGEKVKVLGVGESLEFK encoded by the coding sequence TTGGCTTTTAGGATGACTGTTTTCTCTGATAATTATGTTAGTCTTAGGAGTAGGGGTTGTTGGGCTCAGCATGGTTTTGGTGCGTTGCTAGAGTTTAGATTTGAGGATTTAAGTTTGAATGTGGTTTTTGATTGCGGCCCCTCCATGGATGTTGTTAAGCATAATTTGGATGTTTTGAAGCTTGATTTCAGTGGTGTTAATGCAATTTTCTTGAGTCATGGACATTATGATCATACTGGAGGGTTGATTGAGGTTATTAAGCGTATTGGTAGGAGGGTTCCAGTGTTGGTTCATCCGAAGACATTCTCCAATAGGTTTGCCAAGAGGGATCTTAGGGTTGTTGGAGTCCCATTCAAGCCAAGCGATGTTGAGAGTGCTGGTGGAATAGTTGTTCCATGTAGGAATCCAGTTGATTTTGCTGGTAAAGTCTTCCTTAGTGGTGAGATTGATAGGGTTAATGATTTTGAGAAGGTTGAGGGGTACATTATTGAGGAGGATGGTAGACTCATTGATGACAATATAATTGATGATAGAGCTTTAATAGCCAACTTAAATGGTGAATTCATAGTTTTGACTGGATGTGCACATTCAGGTTTAATCAACACATTGCATTACGCTATGAAGGAGTTTAACGCTAGGAAGTTTAAAGCCATAATTGGAGGCTTCCACCTTGAATCTGCATCCAATGAACGAATCTCAAGAACTATAAGTGAGCTTAAGAAGATAGACTTCCAATATATTGTTCCAATGCACTGCACGGGGATTAAAATGGTTGCAGCACTAATAAACAATTTCGGCGAGAAGGTTAAGGTTCTAGGTGTTGGTGAAAGTTTAGAGTTTAAGTAA
- a CDS encoding type II toxin-antitoxin system HicB family antitoxin, protein MAKIAKEVSLESVPTVPKPLDVTFELSDAEGRVRPCYRVVLKKGLDGWIIAKCVDVKGAVSQGRSVEEAVRNIIEAISAILEDMYGEEREFSIIVREEK, encoded by the coding sequence ATGGCTAAGATTGCTAAGGAAGTATCACTGGAAAGTGTTCCTACCGTACCGAAGCCTCTAGATGTAACTTTTGAACTATCTGATGCAGAAGGCAGAGTCCGCCCCTGCTATAGAGTTGTTTTGAAGAAGGGTCTTGACGGTTGGATCATTGCAAAATGCGTTGATGTTAAAGGCGCCGTCTCGCAGGGGAGAAGTGTGGAGGAAGCTGTTAGAAACATAATTGAGGCCATATCCGCCATATTAGAGGATATGTACGGCGAAGAAAGAGAATTTTCAATAATTGTAAGGGAAGAAAAGTAA
- a CDS encoding type II toxin-antitoxin system HicA family toxin yields the protein MSKLPVVSGREVIKYLTKKGFVISRQKGSHVVVKVLKYYKRNIYGEPIYAAHVQAIINVEKFISTVT from the coding sequence ATGTCCAAACTCCCCGTAGTTTCGGGTAGAGAGGTGATTAAGTATTTGACGAAGAAAGGCTTTGTGATTTCAAGACAAAAGGGAAGTCATGTTGTTGTCAAAGTACTAAAGTATTATAAACGTAATATTTATGGCGAACCCATATATGCGGCTCATGTACAAGCTATAATCAATGTGGAAAAGTTCATAAGCACAGTAACATAG
- a CDS encoding AbrB/MazE/SpoVT family DNA-binding domain-containing protein, with protein MKIRVGKRGTIVIPKSIREKLGIEEGAVLELEVVEGGLLLKVVDLWQELRKRGRNVEFDVNAFERELDEAEENWLKRRKIQN; from the coding sequence ATGAAGATACGTGTTGGAAAGCGGGGAACTATTGTCATCCCCAAGAGTATAAGGGAAAAGCTTGGAATTGAAGAGGGAGCTGTTTTAGAGTTGGAAGTTGTGGAAGGGGGACTTCTCTTAAAAGTGGTGGATCTCTGGCAAGAACTCAGGAAGAGAGGGAGAAATGTAGAATTCGACGTTAATGCATTTGAGAGGGAACTTGATGAAGCTGAAGAGAATTGGCTCAAGAGGAGAAAAATTCAAAATTGA